The genomic stretch GCTTACAAATTGAGCACCGTCCTTTAGGGATTTTAGTGCATCAATCAGCCTATATCTAGAAAATATTGGAGAAATTCAATATGGATAAATCATACCCTAATAAAACCCCGATGGTTGTTCGTTCCTTAGAATTAGGGAAAGATCCATTTAGACCACCGGATGTTGGGGAGAAGACGTTGGGACATGAAATCCCATATCTCAGTGTCATTGGCGCACTTATGTATCTTGCAAATTGCACCAAGCCTGATATCGCATTTGCAGTGAACTTACTAGCTAGGCATAGTGCGGACCCGACTCACCGTCATTGGACGAGAGCAAAGTGTATCCTCAGATACCTTAATGGCACAAAGGATCTTGGTTTATTCTTTACGAAAAATCATGATCCCAATATGATTGGCTATACAGATGCTGGTTACTTATCTGATCCTCATAACGGAAAATCCCAAACAGGATTTGTATTCCTACATGGAGGTATCGCTATTTCATGGAAGTCTTCTAAGCAGACTCTGACAGCCACCTCTACTAATCATTCTGAAATTATTGCTCTATACGAGGCATCACGAGAATGTGTGTGGCTTCGTAGAATGATTAACCACATACAACAGTCATGTGGTATTGGTTCAATTGAATCACCAACAATTATCTATGAAGATAATTCCGCTTGTGTTACACAGATGCAAACAGGTTACATAAAGAGCAATATCACTAGCATATTGTTCCTAAATTGTTTTATCCCCATGAATTACAAGAAAGTGGGGAAATAAACATCTTGCAAATCAAGTCATGTGATAACCTCGCTGACCTATTTACTAAGTCCTTACCAACTTCTGTGTTTCAAAAATTGGTACATGGAATTGGTATGCGGCGACTTCGAGATTTGCCAGAATCAGGGGGAGACATCTCCTAGACGCCACCTGTATCAGCATCATATTATACTCTTTTCTTTCACAAGTTTTACTTAAAAGGTTTCTTGTTAAAGTTTTTAATGAGGTAATATTAACATAAGCATGTgtcatattttctattttccccACCAGGGTTTTTGTTGGAAATATCAAAGACACACATTGCCCTCCCAACTCATCCATGGTTTTTCCTTGAAAAAGGTTTTTCACGAGAGTTATTTCAAGAGGCAATACTTATAGTATGTCGTCATATTTTTCTCCTGATTTTCCCACTGGGTTTTTATAGGAGTTTTAGCGACATATCTCTTAATATAGCTCCTCACATTTTTCCTTATCGGTTTTAGAGGAGTTATCTTTATGTCGTATCTCCAATATTTTTCCCCACTAGGGTTTTTAATTGGAATACCAATGACATAGTGGTTTGTTTAAATCACACAAGTATATGCTACCTTCTCCTTATTTTCCTATAAAGATTTAAAGGAGTTTTATAACATatcaatatatatacatattccTCGGTTTTTTCCTATAGGGTTTTTCGAGGAATCCAAGATTACAGCTACATTGATCTTAAGAATGATTCGATCAGGGGGAGTGTTGTGAAACGATGTCTCCTCTAAAGAGACACCTCTTCATCATCTAATCGGTGATCTCATCTGGTGATAGGATTAGCAGTTAGCCTAGCAGTTAGCATGCCATCCGAAGGGGCATGTCCTTTGGCCAAGAGCAGTTGCTCTTCCTGTACTCAAACACCAAGGAGTCACGTCCGTACGACTACGAAGAGACGTCCGTACGACGTGATCTCTCACTTGTATATAATCTAACAAGATCAATGAAAGCAGCAGTTGTTCCCAAAATCTTTGTTTCATTTACATTACACTTAACAAATCCAAACATGTGTTTGTGCAGAATCGCTTGCGTCGCCACCCTGGCAGGCTTCAATCCAAACATGTGTTTGTGCAGCTAGTAGTGGAATCGAGACAACATTCGTCGATAAAGGAATAAGAGACAGAGGTCATTTAGTCCATCCATTATATACAGCTTCAATCTTACTGGAGGACTCTTCAAATGCTGCATGTTCAACTTCTACAAATAGCAGTAACAGCGCAAATGATTAATTATTTGACATAAATATTAATCTAGTTGGAGACATAAATATGAATACTATTCAGTATATTTGGTCAAAGTCAAGTTAGTTTGACTGACATAAATCTTATAGCTGTATCCTTTTCTAGATGAATGGAGTATGAAATTATAGTGTTTATATTATGTGCATATTTATTGCTACAACGAAACCTTTGAGCTAGTTTATCGTCTACTCTGACTAAAGACTAAATGAAAAGAGAGCGACTATCAACAGTCAAATTTGTCAACCATtcaatagtatttttttctcacaacaaatcagcgaacaatactttcaactatggcttatcagccaagcgaATGATTGTTTATGCATATCTATTTTTTGACTActtaaaaagttatggctaaaattaCTATTCGcttatttattgtgagagaaaaacactactagCTGACAgtacggcttataagacaagcgaacaagCTCTGGAAAGAGTACTGTTTAGTTGCACGAGTAAAACATAAACAATTAGACAGACACAATGGCATAGATAAATGTTTAATTGTTAACAAATATCAAATAGTTTTATAAAGTCGTTTCTGTCACCAAATACTATAGTTCAAACGTCCCAAGTGGAGTTTAAATGCACATTTAAACACACTGTTTAAACTTTTTCACTCTTTTAACCGACTGTTTTTTTCTTGTTTAATTCACTGTTTATAGAGCATTAACGACACGTACATTCACAGCTTAGGATTTACACGCGACAGTTtatgatttaggccttgtttagttccaaaaaattttgcaaaataggaatagtagcactttcgtttgtatttgacaaatattgtccaatcatgaactaactaggctcaaaagattcgtctcgtcaatttcgaccaaactgtgtaattagtttttattttcgtctatatttaatacttcatgcatgcgtctaaagatttgatgtcacagggaatctgaaaaattttgcaaaattttttagaaagtaaacaaggccttacacacGTGTAAACGATGGCTTAGATGAACACTGCCCGCGCCCGGTGCTATCTACCGTGGAATCCAGCCAGTGCTCAACTTACACGGTTACCATGACCATTCGTTTATTCAGTAACGGAGAAGCAATGACTGAGGCAAGAAAATAAATCAAACTCGCAAATAGATCAACATTATCACTTCTAGTGTGCCAAGTGCGAACAACTCGCAATACGTTGATGCACAAATGGTTCACCAAGCACGTTTCAAAACGAGTTGAATCATCAAACCACTGAGGTCTTAGCAAGTCAAAACTTAAAACAAAACACTTCCGACTCTTACGATCACATACACTGACCACAGCTAAATCACATGAACAGGTTCGGCCTCGAAGCCTTGAACGTGGTCTTCAGCTTCCTTGTCGGCGGCCTGACCTTGCGGTACACGAGTGGGAACTTGATCTCACTGTTGTGgaactgcttggtgttgtccctcTTGCACAGCTTGAAGTGCACTGTCGCGGTCTTGATGATCTGGATGCAGGGGGACCTCACACGGTGGCGAGAAGCCATCTCATTGTACATCTGCTCCACAGCGCCATTCAGGGTTGTGTCACGGTACTCCTTGTACATGTTGTGGTAGCCGGTTCTGCTCTGGTAGCGCAGCCAGATGCCGTAGTTCTTAATCGTCGTTGGGTTGCGCTCAAAGATCTGACACAGAATAAAGGACTTTAGCGAATGACACAACACAAAGGATTCTTTCAAATAGTAAGGTTCAGCTCCAAGGACAAGGGACCAGCATCTTTCATCTAAGACAATCCCACTACCCATCTGgatccagatcacaaccacaacACTATTGACAGTGCAGGAGAGTCACAAAGATCAGATATAAGCAACATTGAAAGACAGCAAAACTGGTAGTAGTAAAGGAAAACAAACTCATTTTCAGATATCCCAACAAATTTAAAATTGATTGTTGCACATACACAGATTGTTCTTTATACGAAGGCAATGATCAGAAATACAATTAGCAAACAATACTCAACTAGCATTTGGTGAAAAAACTACCGAATAAGTATGACATTTGTTTGCCAATCCCAAAGAATATATCACAAACACTCTTGTTTTCATGAAGCTCACACTCATTTACATATGTAAATCGCTCTTACTATCATCCAAATGGATATTGACACAAATAAGGTTAGGCAGCCAGCACATAGTGGCAATCGCAAGGCA from Sorghum bicolor cultivar BTx623 chromosome 3, Sorghum_bicolor_NCBIv3, whole genome shotgun sequence encodes the following:
- the LOC8061833 gene encoding 60S ribosomal protein L18a; the protein is MVAFRFHQYQVVGRALPTPGDEHPKIYRMKLWATNEVRAKSKFWYFLRKLKKVKKSNGQVLAINEIFERNPTTIKNYGIWLRYQSRTGYHNMYKEYRDTTLNGAVEQMYNEMASRHRVRSPCIQIIKTATVHFKLCKRDNTKQFHNSEIKFPLVYRKVRPPTRKLKTTFKASRPNLFM